TCACCGCGGCCGTGGACGCGACCGTCGCCGAGGTGTCCGACCAGGGCGGGACGCCGCTCGTCGTCGCCCGGAAGGACCCGTCGGGTCAGGTCGCCCTGCTCGGCGTCGTGCACCTCAAGGACGTCGTGAAGGACGGCCTCGCCGAGCGCTTCACCGAGCTGCGGAGCATGGGCATCCGCACCGTCATGATCACCGGCGACAACCCGCGCACCGCGAAGGCGATCGCGGCCGAGGCCGGCGTCGACGACTTCCTCGCCGAGGCCACCCCCGAGGACAAGCTCGCACTCATCAAGCGCGAGCAGGAGGGCGGCAACCTCGTCGCGATGACCGGTGACGGCACGAACGACGCCCCCGCGTTGGCCCAGGCCGACGTCGGCGTCGCGATGAACACCGGGACGACCGCGGCCAAGGAGGCCGGCAACATGGTCGACCTCGACTCGGACCCGACGAAGCTCATCGACGTCGTCCGGATCGGCAAGCAGCTGCTCATCACCCGCGGTGCGCTGACCACGTTCTCGATCGCCAACGACATCGCGAAGTACTTCGCGATCATCCCGGCGATGTTCCAGGCGACCTTCCCGGGGCTCGGCGTGCTCAACATCATGGGGCTGCACAGTCCCGCGTCGGCGATCCTGTCGGCCATCGTGTTCAACGCGCTCGTCATCGTGGCGCTCATCCCGCTGTCCCTGCGTGGCGTCAAGTACCGCGCGGCGTCGGCGTCGTCGATCCTCGGCCGCAACCTGCTCGTCTACGGGCTCGGCGGCGTGGTCGTCCCCTTCATCGGCATCAAGTTGATCGACCTCGTGGTCGGTCTCATCCCGGGGTTCTCGTCATGACTTCCACTCGTTCCTTCCTCCGCTCCACCGGTGTGGCCGTCCGCCTCACCCTGCTCGCCACCGTGGTCCTCGGCGTCGCCTACCCGCTCGCGGTGTGGGGTGTCGGCCAGGCGGCGTTCCACGACCAGGCGAACGGCTCGATGGTCACCGACTCGTCCGGCACGGTCGTCGGGTCGTCCCTGATCGGCCAGTCCTTCGCCGGGAAGGACGCGGACCGCTGGTTCCAGTCCCGCCCGTCGGCCGCAGGCGAGGACGGGTACGACGCCGGTGCCTCGTCCGGCTCGAACCTCGGCCCGTCGAACCCCGACCTGACGAAGGCGATCGACGAGCGCCGTGCCGCGGTCGCGGAGGCCGACGGGGTCGACCCGTCCGAGGTGCCCGCCGACGCCGTCACGGCCTCGGGCTCCGGCCTCGACCCGGACATCAGCCCGGAGTACGCCCTGCAGCAGGTCGCGCGGGTGGCCGAGGCCCGCGGGCTGTCCGAGGACCGGGTGCGCGCCCTGGTCGACGAGCACACCGACGGCCGCCAGCTCGGTGTCCTCGGCTCCCCCGCGGTGAACGTGCTCGAACTGAACCTGGCCCTGGCGCAGCAGCGCTGACCGCGGAGTGGACCGGACCCGCACGGCCCCGACCCGTCCGGACCGCTGGCGACCGCGGTCCGGCACGGCCGCCGTCGTGCGGGTACGGTCCGCGTCGGGGCCCGAGCAGGAGAGGATGAGCGCGTGAAGCGAGGGAAGCTGCGGGTGCTGCTCGGTGCGGCCCCCGGCGTGGGCAAGACGTACACGATGCTCGAGGAGGGGCGTCGGATGGCCGACCACGGCCGGGACGTGGTCGTCGCCGTCGTCGAGACCCACGGCCGCGCCGCCACGGCCGCGCTGGTCGACGGGCTCGAGGTCGTCCCCCGCCGCGCCGTCGAGCACCGGGGTGTGGAGCTCGACGACATGGACCTCGAGGCCGTGCTCGCCCGCCGGCCCGAGGTCGCCCTCGTCGACGAACTCGCCCACACCAACGCCCCCGGCAGCCCGCACGAGAAGCGCTGGCAGGACGTCGAGGCGCTCCGGGCAGCGGGCATCGACGTCATCTCCACCGTGAACGTGCAGCACATGCAGTCCCTCGGCGACGTCGTCCGCGAGATCACGGGCACCGTCCAGCGCGAGACCGTCCCCGACGCCGTGGTGCGGGCCGCCGACCAGATCGAGGTCGTCGACCTGTCGCCGCAGGCCCTCCGTGACCGGCTCTCCGACGGGCTCGTGTACCCGGCCGCCCGGGTCGACGCGGCCCTGTCGAACTACTTCCGCCTCGGCAACCTCACCGCCCTCCGCGAGATCGCCCTGCTCTGGCTCGCCGACGAGGTCGACGACGCACTCAAGCGCTACCGCGCCGAGCACGGCATCGCGAACCGCTGGGAGACCCGAGAGCGCGTCCTCGTCGCCCTGACGGGAGGCCCGGAGGGCGAGACCCTGCTCCGTCGCGGCGCCCGCATCGCGGCCCGGTCCGCCGGCGGCGAGCTCGCCGCCGTGCACGTCACGACGAACGACGGCCTGCGCGAACGCCACCCGGGCGCGCTCGGCACGCAGCGCGCCCTGCTCGAACAGCTCGGCGGGACCTACCACCAGGTCGTCGGCGACGACGTGCCGACGACGCTCGTCCGGTTCGCCCGGTCGATCGACGCCACCCAGATCGTGATCGGCATCAGCCGTCGGAGCCGGCTGGCCGCGGCCATCACCGGCCCGGGCATCGGCAGCACCGTGATCCGCGAGTCGGGCGACATCGACGTGCACGTCGTCACGCACGAACGCGCCGGCGGCGGCGTCGCCCTGCCGAAGCTCGGCGGCAGCCTGTCGCGCTCCCGGATCGTGGCCGCGTTCCTGCTGTCCCTGGTCGCCGGACCGCTCCTGACCTGGGCGCTCTCGCTCGCCGACGACCCGGACTCGATCACCGTCGACGTCCTCGCGTACCAGCTGCTCGTGCTCGTCGTCGCGCTGATCGGCGGGATGCTGCCGGCCGTGTTCGCCGCGGTGCTGTCCGGGCTGAGCCTCGACTTCTTCTTCGTCCGACCCCTGCACCAGGTCACCGTCCAGCAGCCCTGGCACCTGTTCGCGCTCGTCATGTACGTCGTCAGCGCCGTGCTCGTGAGCTTCGTCGTCGACCGGTCGGCCCGACGCTCCCGCACCGCCCGCCGAGCCGCCGCCGAGTCCGGGCTGCTCGTCGGGATCGCCGGCAGCGTCCTCCGCGGCGACGACGCACTCCAGGCCCTCGTCGAGCGCACCCGCGAGGCGTTCGGCTTCGCCGGCGTGCGCGTCCGGCAGGGCGACGAGGTGCAGGCCACGTCCGGGACGTTCGGCGACGTGGCGGACACGGCCACGAGCCTCCCGTCCGGGGCCGTGCTCGAGTTCGCCGGCGCGCCCGACGACCCGACTCAGCGTCGGCTGCTGCGCGTCGTCGAGCAGCAGCTCGACGCCGCCCTGGAGCACCGGCAGCTCACCCGAACCGCGGTCGACGCGGAACGCATCGCGGCCGTCGACCGGGTGCGGAGCGCCATCCTCGCGGCCGTCAGCCACGACGTGCGGCGGCCGATCGCCGCCGCCTCGGCCGCCGTGCAGTCGCTCCGGGCGCGCGACGTCAGGTTGGGCGAGGCCGACCGGGAGGCGCTGCTCGCCACCGCCGACGAGAGCCTGCGACAGCTCGCCGTGCTGCTGGCCGACCTGCTCGACGTGAGTCGGGTACAGGCCGGGGTGCTCGCCGCCTCACCCGTGCCGACCTCGCTCGACACCGTCGTCGCTCCCGCCCTCGACGAGCTCGAGCTCGGACCGGAGGACGTCGACCTCGACCTGCCCGCCGAGCTCCCGCCCGTCCTGGCGGACCCGGTGCTGCTCCAGCGGGTCGTCGTGAACCTGCTCGCGAACGCCGTCCGGTACTCGCCCGACGACCAGCGCGTCCGCATCGCCGCCAGCGCCTTCGCGGGCGGCGTCGAACTGCGCGTCGCCGACCGGGGCCCCGGCATCCCGGAGGACCGGCGCGAAGACGTGTTCCAGCCGTTCCAGCGGCTCGGCGACACCGACAACGACACGGGACTCGGACTCGGGCTGGCCCTCGCCCGCGGGTTCACCGAGGGCATGGGCGGCACGATCGAGGTCGACGACACCCCGGGTGGTGGTCTCACCGTCGTGGTGCGGCTGCCGATCGCCGGACACCTGGGAGTGGTGGGACGATGAAGGTCCTGATCGCGGACGACGACGTGCAGCTGGTGCGGGCGCTCGCCGTGACGCTCGGAGCGCGTGGGTACGAGGTCGTCACCGCCCGGGACGGCCGCGCGGCCATCGACGCCGTCATCACCGACCGACCCGACATCGTCCTGCT
The sequence above is drawn from the Curtobacterium sp. L6-1 genome and encodes:
- the kdpC gene encoding potassium-transporting ATPase subunit KdpC, whose protein sequence is MTSTRSFLRSTGVAVRLTLLATVVLGVAYPLAVWGVGQAAFHDQANGSMVTDSSGTVVGSSLIGQSFAGKDADRWFQSRPSAAGEDGYDAGASSGSNLGPSNPDLTKAIDERRAAVAEADGVDPSEVPADAVTASGSGLDPDISPEYALQQVARVAEARGLSEDRVRALVDEHTDGRQLGVLGSPAVNVLELNLALAQQR
- a CDS encoding ATP-binding protein, which encodes MKRGKLRVLLGAAPGVGKTYTMLEEGRRMADHGRDVVVAVVETHGRAATAALVDGLEVVPRRAVEHRGVELDDMDLEAVLARRPEVALVDELAHTNAPGSPHEKRWQDVEALRAAGIDVISTVNVQHMQSLGDVVREITGTVQRETVPDAVVRAADQIEVVDLSPQALRDRLSDGLVYPAARVDAALSNYFRLGNLTALREIALLWLADEVDDALKRYRAEHGIANRWETRERVLVALTGGPEGETLLRRGARIAARSAGGELAAVHVTTNDGLRERHPGALGTQRALLEQLGGTYHQVVGDDVPTTLVRFARSIDATQIVIGISRRSRLAAAITGPGIGSTVIRESGDIDVHVVTHERAGGGVALPKLGGSLSRSRIVAAFLLSLVAGPLLTWALSLADDPDSITVDVLAYQLLVLVVALIGGMLPAVFAAVLSGLSLDFFFVRPLHQVTVQQPWHLFALVMYVVSAVLVSFVVDRSARRSRTARRAAAESGLLVGIAGSVLRGDDALQALVERTREAFGFAGVRVRQGDEVQATSGTFGDVADTATSLPSGAVLEFAGAPDDPTQRRLLRVVEQQLDAALEHRQLTRTAVDAERIAAVDRVRSAILAAVSHDVRRPIAAASAAVQSLRARDVRLGEADREALLATADESLRQLAVLLADLLDVSRVQAGVLAASPVPTSLDTVVAPALDELELGPEDVDLDLPAELPPVLADPVLLQRVVVNLLANAVRYSPDDQRVRIAASAFAGGVELRVADRGPGIPEDRREDVFQPFQRLGDTDNDTGLGLGLALARGFTEGMGGTIEVDDTPGGGLTVVVRLPIAGHLGVVGR